Within the Arachis duranensis cultivar V14167 chromosome 10, aradu.V14167.gnm2.J7QH, whole genome shotgun sequence genome, the region GgggaaaaaaaaacttaaaactattattattacatcATTCAATACCGTTTCTGAAATTCTACACAAATTAAACCTTACATCATTAACCAAAGGGGAAAAAAAACCTTTCATCCATGACCTATTGTTTTATATCACATTTTTCTTGTGTACCAAAAGTATGCACTTGTATTGAAATTTTTGTACTCGAAAAATTTATGTCATATGATTCATGATTCATTcggttttcatttttttttattaaattgtaTTCCAAGATTGATTCCCGCTCCATATTATTTGTGacaaggaaaagtatagggtaccAACATATTATCTGCCAATTTATTACCAACAATgattagttattatattttaaacacatatataaagagataaatccaaaaaatatatctataaagacacttctattaaatacaattataaaaaatatatttttattagacacattcaTAAAGACACTTTcattaaacataattataaataaaagttgaCATATATTAGCAGAAATGCTGTTGGTAACATAGTGGAGTTGTTGCGACAAAAACTATATGTTCTCTAGTTGAATAATTGCTTTTTCTTATAAAGTATAGACCATAAATTTAGAATTTCAAACGAAATCCAAACAAGTGCTATAAAGTATGAACACACAAAAACATATTTGTAGTTTGGAAGCACGCAAAACATTCAGCAGCGAAAGCTACTATTCTTTAGTTGCTTTCTCCTGCAAACAATAATTAGTGATTTtcaaatggaaattaaatttattttacaaatcTTCAGCTATAAGCTATGTACACTTTgtcttgttatatatattaaaaaaaattaaattgtattttttcaaCTTCTTACAAAAATCAATTTAGTCAAAATGAGTGTATTATACCTCTTTAAAATTTAGGTATGGTGTAATAAATTATCTCTGAACTTCTCTAAATGTGCAACCCGATGTGGCCATCTTTGTTGAATgtgcatttttcatttttaacaaAGAAATTTGGTTAAATTGGGCCAACTCATCTGAAAGTTCGTAGAGCACAATAAAGGTTGAATTAGTCTAGTGCTTAACTTATTAGTCCGTTTAAACCAGTGTCAAGAATTTGAATTCTGCATTGTGCAGATTAGTCCTTCGTTTATCGGTTGGGAGATATGGTTCGAACCAAAAGAAAATCCCACTATAACATGATCCGGCACAAGAAGTTTCAATCAGTAAGCaaataattttaccaaaattcatTACAAATTACACTTGTATTTGTGAAGGCTACTTAGACATTATTATAAGTATAAATTACGGtatagaaaaagagaaaatttaagAGGTGTTTCCTCTAGTATACATAAggcataataataattaaaacttGGAGAGAAATCGAAGAGAACATTGTAAAGGATGTGAATCTCAGAGAGAGGCTAAGCGATTGATATCAATAGGGTAAGCATCAGATGAAGATTGAGCGCTGTAAGCCCTTCTACCAATGACTGTGTTAGCAGCATCTGTTGGATGAAATGCATCCCAAAACACGTACTCCCTTCTGTTCCTGCATGCTGGTTGCAGGGGCAAACATGTAATTTGACCATTGTTCCTCCCTATCCCGCAACACCCTGCATTTGTAACTCTGAAACCATAGGATGCAGGGTTGCTTATAATATCTTGAAAGACACCATAAGTGTTGATGTAGGTGAATCTTGCATCGGGTAGTTGGTTGTTGAGTTGATCAACAAGGGATTTCAATCCATTGTTGAATATTTGGTTTGCTGAATTGATTCTTTCTACACATGTTGTACCATCTGGGCTATTTTGGGCCAATTCATTTGGGCTGCAACCTATCTGACCTACTCCAAATAGCGCCATCTTCCTTGCTCCATAGTTATACAGAATCTTCAAAAAAGGAAACTTCTATTAGTTGCTTTGGTTTACAAGGATGcgatattaaaatagaaatacagaaatataaaattgtGTTTAACAGATATGGACAAGTATATTgtgaattagtatattttgtgtctATCATAACATAGAAACACTAATAAgagatacaattttttttatattatttttgttaattttttataattatattttttttcaaaatttttaaatgaaaaaataggtttaattactctgttgatcCATATAGTTTCGCGAAATTTTAAATTAGGTCCctatgctttttttcttttaattgagtccttgcatcaaattttatttttaatcgagtccctatacttttttttcccttttatttgGATTCCTACATCAATTNNNNNNNNNCGacaaagtaattaaaccaaaaaaataagaataaattaaatttttataatttattttagtttattattaaacaaaatacaaaaatattaatttttgtgtttatatttttgtgtcttattcttaatatcttatcttattatgTTTCCAGAACAAAATGTAGTTATATTGATGTATTATTTGCAAATAAAAGTGAATAAATGAAGGGGAAAAAGAGAGAGACCCTGAGTTGCTGAGTATATGCTTGAAGAAGATTATCGGCATATTGTTGTGGGGTGTATTCCCTGCTGGAGGAATATAATTGTGGCATGAAATAGTTGTTAAGGTAATCATTGCTTCCAAGTCCAATTGAGTAAATGCACTTGCTCAAGTAATTTGCAGCTTGGTTCTCATCTCCTAGTATATTTACAAGTTGGCCTACCGTCTTTTGGTAATTTTGCACTTGCCCACTGAAACTAATTCGGTCTCCCTATAAAAAGTTAACAAATTTTACACACAAAACAACATAATTATTTTGCAtgcccaaaaaaagaaaaaccttcTAACATTTTTgaagaaataatgaaattaaattaaatagtaCCAATTGCCTTCCAGTTTCTTCTCTGATTCCAGCAGCTGCTGATGCATAATTGACTCCTTTGAGTATTTCTTGTCCACTGGCGCTTGAAAACGGAGGTATGTAACCATCAAACCCCAAAAGCTCAGctgttaattaaattaataaattccaaCATAAATTAGTTAGAGAAATTTCGTGTATTTACTAAACCACccctccaaaaaaaattttgtacataggtatatataatcaataattaagGTGACAAAACTGACAAGGGCATGTGTTAGTAGAATTTTTATGCTGGTGCACTTTAAATTCTTCTACCGATCAAAGGACTACTATCTTATACTGCATATTAATGGCATACCTAACAAGCCCATGTGATTGGAATTCAATTTAAGTAAGGGTAGGCAAAGACCTTTTAATATGGTGCCAACATATatatgcataaataaaaaatgaacgCATGCATGCATGAAAAAAACAATAACTCAAATTTAATGATTGAAAAACCGGCCCTAGATTGAAAGTTGATAAATTTACGGTGAAAATTcagaagtcgacttcacgtgaagttgatatctaaaaattattagatgatttgactaaatttacATCTAACGGCTttcaaatatcaacttcacgtgaaatcgaCTTCACGTGAGTTTCcaccaaaatttattttaaggtaattaattatccatgtcataaattattaaaagatgTCAAATCTTAGACGGTTGACTATagatagatattattattattgtgattaGTTAATAAAGATGATTATGACAACGATAGATGACGTTAACAAGCAAGGTCATGCATGTGAAAACCAGTTAAAGCAGGTTATAAAAAGTATGTGATTTTAATTAAGTACATgatattcatgcaatttagaTGAGTTAGAACTTAGAAGTTAGAATAAGCAAACTCACTAATGACATCAACAGTGGTTTTGCCATTAGAGAACCTTCCAGTTGGGCCACCAAAGTCAATCCCATAAGGCAGGTAATTGGCTTTAGCCAAAGAGTTaagattgttgttgttgccaTTGTCCACCAATGAGTCCCCAAATATGAAGTAGCATGGTACCTGTGGTGCACCTTCAACTACTTCACTACTACTCAGAAGAACCGCCACCAGCAATGTTGCCACAATCCACTTCATCATGAGCACCATTGAATTGAATGAAGCTAATAAGTCACCCTTGGCAAAGTGGAAGCTATGTTGTTTACTTTGTCTATGCTATGAAATGCTATGAAGTATTTGCCAAATGAGAACAACTATATATAGAAGTAGAAGAGTACCGACTACCGAGtatgctttattttattttattattttttttacaacttTTACAGTTGAGAGTGTTAGTTAGGAACATTAAATTCACGCGGACATAATGTGATGAAGAAATTGGAAGACAGGGCCAACCTTAGCAGTGTACCACTACctcttaatattatattattcttatcGAACTTTGCAATTATGGCAATTTTCGCATTATTAGTAGTAGTACCTTAAACAttcattatatattatgtgtgtgtttggattacagtttgCAAACGGGAGtttgaataaaattgattttgcaaacttgattttgatgaaaagtaagtttgtgttaagtaatttatgtttggcaatatttatatcaaaatggattatagtaaaatatatgttgtttggattacactattcaaaatcacttttagatacaaaattactaaaatagacatcaacttaaataatttttgtatattattttaatttagatattatttGAATGCAAAATCACTTCTGCGTTCATGATCCAAAAATTTGCCAAACCAAAAATTACAGCTTTCAAGATATCTAAACgtactttttttctttgaacgtggttgccaaacacaccctatgtatatattttatgatgCATAGTCACCTTAATTAGCGCTAGGAGGTGTGGTTAATTATTACATTTAACCAATTAACTGAATTAATTAATAagcacaaattaaaagaaatgttCACATTGGCTACTTCCTATATATCGTATTGTCGCTATCATATTAATTGGGCCCGTGCTGGTGTTCGTTACTCAATGGAACCAAACTATATCTCTGGTAAAATCATATGTATGGTTTATAAAAGggtaaaatattaataaatagaaGTCACTCAGACGAAGacgtctaaaatattttttttaaagatattttttagtaattaaaatttaacacatataatcgattaaattgtgttatttttgttaaaattatgctagataaattgatttgagcaaaaaatagtgaatcaaattttgaattggtctaaattaatattattttttataaaaaatgactacaatactATTTAGACCAGTTTAGCAtttgatttactattttttcggtcaaatcaatttatttagcctaattttgacaaaaataatacgatTTAATCGGTtacatgtattaaattttaattactaaaaaacatctttaaataaaaaCGTTTTAGACGTCTTTATCTAAGTGTGTCTTTAAATAAATAGTATTAGCTGGCTACTGGGAATGTTCAGtacaaaaaagatataataacaTGTATGAAATGATGACATCCAAAATTGGTTAATATGAATTACAGTAATCATGATTTCTCcttatgaaaaaagaaaatatctttGTCTGAAAATAGTATGCATCGTCGCCTACGCCTAATAAGggtgatttaattttatttggttgCACCATACCAATGTTTGTTATTATCTCAAGTTGCATTATTCAACATTCAGTAGATTTAAATTAGGTAAGAATATTGGTGGCTCTggattagttaatattattgaTTCACAACAAACTATTATGATCAGCATATCGGTCACGCACATGGTTAGATATAGCATTTGAATGaaacaaattattatataaacatAGATAGGGTAGGGCTGCTAtagataaaatcataaaatgtcAATGGAGACAACTGTAACAAAATACAAGACTAGGGAGTGATGTGTGGATTAATTTGCACATATATATCTACAAATTAAAATGCATGATATGCctcaatttatcaaaaaaaattatatatcttgtgtttaaaggtatatattaatattataaattaaattttttttattataaatacaaaaaatgaaaattttaatatatttattttatatttattaaataaaaaagattaaattttttttaaattgatcatCTATTTTTAAGATACATATTAGCAAAActcttatcaaaattaaataacatcCGGAGTAAATGAAaactttttgtattttataaaagGAGTCACTCACATAAAGACGTTTAAAACgttttattaaagatattttttaataattaaaatttaacacatataattgattaaactgtaaataattaaaatatttctattatatatattaattttagtaattctAAATTATAGCTCTTTATTTATCTGTCGTCATagaattagaatttagaattttcaatatatatataataggagtattttaaatattttttataataaaggtattgcagttattttttataaaaaataatgttaatttatatttagtttaagatttgattcattaatttttttggtcaaattaatttgtctaacctaattttgacaaaaataatacagttaaatcaattatatgtgttaaattttaattactaaaaaacatctttaaaaaaaatttagtgtttTACACGTTGAGTGGCTCCCTTGAATAAAACCATAACCTCAGGGAAATGGATCTTCTCCATTTTTTTGAACACTTGAGATAATAAAGTGTAATCTCTCACCTTTAATTCTATAAGTGAAgccaaaattaaataagagagaGATCAATAAATAGTGAAATTGAACACTGGACaccatctaattttttttccacgGAGAGTATGCACTCCTGACCTTAGCTTGTATATCTCATTCTATCTCCTTTTAATTTGTTATGATGGAACTTTGACCCATTCAACAATTAACCATGCAACTCAATAGACAATAATAATGAGTGTGCTTTTCCAAAGGGAATTAATGAGAGATGTTGAATTGaatgaaggagaaggagaaggagaaggagagcaGTGTTTATGGCTTCATTTAGTCAACAGATCATAAATGGTGGTGGGTATAGAGAGAGTAGAGAGGAGTATGTAATGGTTTTAGCTAGAGAGAGATCTCAGATATAGCTGTCACGCCGTGTAAAGTGAAGTGCAAGCAAAAATTGCAGACTCCATTAATCCTTAATTAGCAGCTTAACCTCTGCTTGCATTTTCTGTGTCGGCGGTACCCTTTCTCCATTCGCTCGCCATCAACATCCCCTTATGCCTTTGGGGCCAAACTTATTTCTTATTATAACACTATTTATAACTTAAACTTTTTATAGGtgtcaaaattatatatatgctaattaaaaaaaaattgttgaaatTCAGGTCCAGTCAAGTTTAAGTACAtacaattgataattgaaaatagttagatgaaaatttaatcaaatcattcaactatttttaattattaactttacgtaaagttgactatatctaaattttcacgaaaaaaattcatttatacttttttttttttactttgcatTAACTTTGTTCTCCTTTAGTTCTTGCTTTTCATTGATCTATGTAGTTACAACTTACAAATATAAATGAACGAGTAACTATGCAAATTAAACATTTGGACAACGAAGGCGCCATGCATTTGTTGTTGAGGCACCATGATCACATGCACATGGGTCGTCGTCTTAATAATATGTGCTGTCTGAGGCAGAGGTCAAATCACTATTACGCAGctttttttatcatttgatATGGTCTTCTCCTTAAATCATAATTATATATTCAATCGACTTCTTTTCCCCCATTTTTCTAGTGCATAATGCTCAAACGATCTATTACAATTCTTAAGTAAGAAACAAACTTCTCATTGATATATACTCCATGCAAAAAAGGTCTAATAACGGTGTATTTGGTTAATGGATTTGAAAACGTGATTCCTAATAAAAACCATATCAGAAAAATCAAGGTTATTAGACCAATTTCTTTACTCCTTAATTAATATGCTTTGAGCCAAGTCAGCCTAATCTCTGCTGCCTTGCAAGTTGTGGTTGACATTTTCTTTGTCGGTGTTACACTGCTTGTTGCATTGGGTTGCCATCAACATCTATCCCCTTATTATCCCACCAATTCAACAACAGGGAGTTGGGTAAACTTATTTCTTATTCCGTTTATGAGAACAAATCATTAAAGATGTGCTCGAAAAATTAAGTacggacaaaaataaaagatataaataaaataaactttatttAAGGAAATAAATTAGTCTGACTGGATTATAACAAGTGATCTTTAACATTtactgattttattattttatttttttatatttaactttTACTATGttgatttttagatttttttggtATTGAATCAACGAAATATTATCAAATTATACACAAAATTAAATGACCTCATTTGATTTAGAGAATAAGgcagataatagtataatacgATCTATACATCatataaacctttttttttgtctttttattttttgttttatttaactATTAAGATGAAACGATATCGTTTAACTCTGTATTTagcataataaaaataattagtttaatattttatttgctaatttattattaaaaagagtTTATAGATTAATATAACGGTCAGAATTAGATTTTATggattaatataataaattttgaatttaaaaatgctAAGATGATAACCCGGTACTGTATCTCAGGTAATCATCTTCTGATATGTACGCTTCTTGTTTCAGAGTTAAATGGACTTTGGGCCTTGGGATCATGGGACTTGAGTTTTCAACAAAGAGAACTACAAGCCCACTCTAAGTTGCCAACTACAAGTTgtttattcaaaaattttattatccGGTTTAATCCGGTTTAATCCGGTTCATTCATTGGATAACCTCACTGGTTTGATATTCAGAGCTTTGCCTAAAACGGTAAAACCCTACTCCTGAACCTTCGTTCTCAAGCAGACTACTATGGACGTTGACGCCATTGGAGACCATGCCGAGAAGCTTAAGTCCCTTCGAATTGacgaatacgaagatgatgacgacgatgacgaagaagaagaagaagctgtcACGCTTGGTTTCGTTGAGAACCCCCAAAATGAATGGTCTCTTAAGCGCCAATTTTTCCCCAGCAAAGCTGGCGGAGTACCGGTACTCCCACTATGCTTCTCTGGTCATCCCTCTTATTCAATGAAACTAAAACCTGGCTGTtaaaagtttcaattttttatggTGGTATGTTCATTTTGTGAACTGTGAATATTGGTGTAGGCTTGGCTTGATCCTGTGGATATACCATCAGGGAGGTCATCAATTTGTGACATTTGTGCCGAACCTTTACAATTCCTGCTTCAGGTATCATTCTATACTCTCCTAATAATGGCATGGTTTGCAATTTACACGGCATTCATTCAAAGACGTGATTGAAATTTCAATTTAGGAGAAGTTTTAGCTGCACCAATTAGTAGGATATATCCTTTTTCTTCTACCCAGCTCAGGGATTAGTGGAATTCTTGAAATCATAGGTTTATGCACCTACTAAGAAGGAAAGTGCATTTCATCGGATGCTGTTTGTTTTCATGTGCCGTTCCATGAAATGTCTTCTCAGGGACCAGCATGAGCAGTGGAAACGCCACCCGGAGAAGCCATCTAGAAGGTTGGTAATGTCTGATGAGAAAGAAagttttcttccatttttttggGGGTTCTTTTGGCCAATCAATTCTGATTGTGTAATGATTTATTGAAGTGTGAAGGTTTTCCGTTGTCAGTTACCTCGCTTTAATCCTTTTTACTCAAGTGAACCGCCTGAGTATGATGGGAATTACAAACCTTCTGGCATTGGAGGTTGGTTTatcatcattttattttttggctCTTTTGTTGGGTATCATACATACATAAATGTATATGCTATTGCAATTTGTTTCATTAGTTCTAGTGTTTGTGTGATTTTGTATCTTGGGAAAATGGGTATTCATGATTATTAGATGGTCTCTGCTTCTATCTCTATGTGGTgtctattttattcttcaattgCTAGTTTTCTTAGTTGTATCTGTtggtttatgaattttttaactGGTGACTGTTTCATCATGAAGAGTAACATTCTAGAGTTATTGCATGAGTTATAGAGTTCATGTGTGTGTACATGCAATCCATCTTTTTGATCTTGTGACACCATGCTTTTGCTACATTTCAATCTCAAAATTTGATTCCTTGAACAAGTTGCTCTTACATTGTATCTTTATTGTTCTTATACTCTGCATTATTTCTactattgtttttgctttgtATATGACTAATATATGGCCTGCTTTTACATTAAGATTGCTGTATTAGTACTTCTATTGATTAggcatattttattaaaagataggattctctctttcttttagCTACTCTTTGCAATTGGTGTGGAACATGGAAAGGAGATAAACTCTGCAGTAGTTGCAGACAAGTGCGGTACTGCTCTGAGAAACACCAGGTAGTTGAGTTGATTAAATGTCTCATTTAGTCTCCTTTTCACAAATTTCATCCTATATAATTCCTTTCCATTTTCAATTTGCAGGTAATGAGTTGGCGCTCAGGTCACAAAATTGTTTGCCAGCAGATGAAAGTTTCTTCACCTACTGGCGAATC harbors:
- the LOC107468134 gene encoding uncharacterized protein LOC107468134, which codes for MDVDAIGDHAEKLKSLRIDEYEDDDDDDEEEEEAVTLGFVENPQNEWSLKRQFFPSKAGGVPAWLDPVDIPSGRSSICDICAEPLQFLLQVYAPTKKESAFHRMLFVFMCRSMKCLLRDQHEQWKRHPEKPSRSVKVFRCQLPRFNPFYSSEPPEYDGNYKPSGIGATLCNWCGTWKGDKLCSSCRQVRYCSEKHQVMSWRSGHKIVCQQMKVSSPTGESNKIGATSLESHKVGSKTVWPEFEIIIEHESEYNTDIPEDNALSNSLILKNKIDDTMNSLMDSFQGDDDKKSWVDFQERIAKAPEQVLRYYRDTNAKPIWPVSSGRPSNADIPKCSYCGGPRCHEFQILPQLLYYFGVDNEADSLDWASIVVYACEASCEAGLPYKDEYAFVQLFSPSHNTIH
- the LOC107468194 gene encoding GDSL esterase/lipase At1g29670; translation: MVLMMKWIVATLLVAVLLSSSEVVEGAPQVPCYFIFGDSLVDNGNNNNLNSLAKANYLPYGIDFGGPTGRFSNGKTTVDVITELLGFDGYIPPFSSASGQEILKGVNYASAAAGIREETGRQLGDRISFSGQVQNYQKTVGQLVNILGDENQAANYLSKCIYSIGLGSNDYLNNYFMPQLYSSSREYTPQQYADNLLQAYTQQLRILYNYGARKMALFGVGQIGCSPNELAQNSPDGTTCVERINSANQIFNNGLKSLVDQLNNQLPDARFTYINTYGVFQDIISNPASYGFRVTNAGCCGIGRNNGQITCLPLQPACRNRREYVFWDAFHPTDAANTVIGRRAYSAQSSSDAYPIDINRLASL